From a single Fusobacterium ulcerans ATCC 49185 genomic region:
- a CDS encoding class I SAM-dependent methyltransferase: MELRDEYEKQQKYRKWMEILELLPIENNQIIADLGCGTGGFTEIVSEKVKHVIAVDRNKNLLNNLKEKNIKNINVVENDISNIGYITDELDGIFSSFTIAYFPKDMKKVIENWVEKLKVGGWIALIEIDDLLRGHQPLSEENFGKLARYEEHIKENGIYDFQAGRKIKNILKRLNMEIITEKDLEDTELTSSGVMSNEVFEMWKNRLDRLDINKYYPEKISQEIKQELLTLFKNPEHQNNTKVKFIAAKKI; encoded by the coding sequence ATGGAATTGAGAGATGAATATGAAAAACAACAGAAATATCGTAAATGGATGGAAATATTGGAATTACTTCCTATAGAAAATAATCAGATTATTGCTGACTTAGGATGTGGAACTGGTGGATTTACTGAAATAGTTTCAGAAAAAGTAAAGCATGTAATAGCTGTTGATAGGAATAAAAATCTCCTCAATAACCTAAAAGAAAAGAATATAAAAAATATAAATGTAGTAGAGAATGATATTTCAAATATCGGCTATATTACAGATGAATTAGATGGAATATTTTCAAGTTTTACAATAGCTTATTTCCCTAAAGATATGAAGAAAGTTATTGAAAACTGGGTAGAAAAGTTAAAGGTTGGAGGATGGATAGCCTTAATAGAAATTGATGATCTTTTAAGAGGGCATCAGCCTTTATCAGAAGAAAATTTTGGAAAACTTGCAAGATATGAAGAACATATAAAAGAAAATGGAATATATGATTTTCAGGCAGGAAGAAAAATTAAAAATATTCTTAAAAGATTAAATATGGAAATAATTACAGAAAAAGATCTTGAAGATACTGAATTGACATCTTCAGGAGTTATGAGTAATGAAGTTTTTGAAATGTGGAAAAATCGTCTGGATAGGTTAGATATAAATAAATATTATCCTGAAAAAATTTCACAAGAAATAAAACAGGAGCTTTTGACACTTTTTAAAAATCCTGAGCATCAAAATAATACAAAAGTAAAATTTATTGCAGCAAAAAAGATTTAA
- a CDS encoding YkvA family protein produces the protein MSEKNINEEDINLEDEKYQDKYDEKTFLNKLGSVVKKVGLKGVYYLLILYFTMKKKGIPPKEKSIIIGALGYFILPLDILPDITPLVGYTDDLIALGLAIAKVAPYIDDEVKAKAKSTVKKLFKTSDEELDKFL, from the coding sequence ATGTCAGAGAAAAATATCAATGAAGAAGATATTAATCTTGAAGATGAAAAATATCAGGATAAATATGATGAAAAAACTTTTCTTAATAAACTGGGAAGTGTTGTAAAAAAAGTAGGACTGAAAGGTGTTTACTACTTATTGATACTTTATTTTACTATGAAAAAGAAAGGGATTCCTCCAAAAGAGAAATCAATAATAATAGGTGCTCTAGGATATTTTATTCTACCTCTGGATATACTACCAGATATTACTCCATTAGTTGGGTATACTGATGACTTAATAGCACTGGGACTGGCCATTGCTAAAGTAGCTCCATATATTGATGATGAAGTAAAAGCTAAAGCTAAAAGTACAGTGAAAAAACTTTTTAAAACTAGTGATGAAGAATTGGATAAATTTCTATAA
- the iadA gene encoding beta-aspartyl-peptidase, with the protein MFRLIKNVEVYSPKYLGAKDILFCNNKIVKIGNDINIDGFDCEIIDGSGKKAIPGYIDQHIHITGGGGEGSFKTRVPEAPLSKIVEAGVTTVVGVLGTDSTTRNVENLLAKAKSLKEEGISCYITTGAYEFPSPTITGTVKRDVTFIEEIIGVKLAISDHRASFINEDILEDLGSQVRTGGMFANKAGIVVLHMGDGNRILSQVLNVIRNSEIPIKHFIPTHVNRKAEVFEAALDFAKRGGYIDITSSFTEEDYMTAAKGVVAAQKAGVPLDRITFSSDGYGSFSDYDAAGNLIRIGASPIDTDHEQIVELVKKHGFSLEDALQFLTVNPAKALKLYPNKGILAEDSDADMILLDENLDINDVFALGKQFVKNKKVIIKGTYEN; encoded by the coding sequence ATGTTTAGATTAATAAAAAATGTTGAAGTATATTCTCCTAAATATCTTGGAGCAAAGGATATCCTGTTCTGTAACAATAAAATAGTAAAAATAGGAAATGATATAAATATTGATGGATTTGATTGTGAGATTATAGATGGAAGTGGAAAAAAGGCTATTCCAGGGTATATAGATCAGCATATTCACATTACTGGTGGAGGTGGGGAAGGAAGTTTTAAAACTAGAGTTCCTGAAGCACCATTATCTAAAATAGTTGAAGCTGGAGTTACTACAGTAGTTGGTGTACTTGGTACTGACAGTACTACAAGAAATGTTGAAAATCTTCTTGCTAAAGCTAAAAGCTTGAAAGAGGAGGGAATATCTTGCTATATCACAACTGGAGCTTATGAATTTCCTTCTCCTACTATTACTGGAACAGTAAAGAGAGATGTTACTTTTATCGAAGAAATAATTGGAGTAAAACTTGCTATTTCAGATCATAGAGCCTCTTTTATCAATGAAGATATTTTAGAGGATTTAGGATCACAAGTGAGAACAGGGGGAATGTTTGCCAATAAAGCTGGAATAGTAGTGCTTCATATGGGAGATGGAAATAGAATTCTTTCTCAAGTATTGAATGTAATTAGAAATTCTGAAATACCAATCAAACATTTTATTCCTACACATGTCAATAGAAAGGCCGAAGTATTTGAAGCAGCTTTAGATTTTGCAAAAAGAGGTGGATATATTGATATTACTTCTTCATTTACAGAGGAAGACTATATGACAGCAGCTAAAGGAGTAGTTGCTGCTCAGAAAGCTGGTGTGCCTTTAGATCGTATTACATTCAGTTCTGATGGATATGGAAGTTTTTCAGATTATGATGCAGCAGGAAATCTTATCAGAATAGGAGCTTCTCCTATAGATACTGACCATGAGCAGATAGTAGAGCTTGTTAAAAAACATGGATTCTCTCTTGAAGATGCTCTACAATTTCTTACAGTAAATCCTGCCAAAGCTCTGAAACTTTATCCTAATAAAGGAATACTGGCTGAAGACAGTGACGCTGATATGATACTGCTAGATGAAAACCTAGATATCAATGATGTTTTTGCACTTGGAAAGCAATTTGTAAAAAATAAAAAGGTTATTATAAAAGGAACATACGAAAATTAA
- a CDS encoding MerR family transcriptional regulator, which translates to MINKSNLYFTTGEFAKLVNVTKHTLFYYDEVGVFSPIIRKENDYRFYAVEQIEVFEVILTLKELGMSLKDIKEYMKNRSPKNFIALMEEREKIIDEKIIYLKEIKKFFHKKAEIVRSTLDIDTDKIKIEEYPDEYLIPIKAEINNEKDMAVYLAKHIRFCEEKNIYSPHPISGMQDYENISKGIYYKYSSFYTKITIEQLPLLQNNNIPFLLKEKGKYIVAYHSKGYYSLDEVYNKIFAFIKENNLKTIGNFYEDVLLDELSIEGYENYMVKISIKVK; encoded by the coding sequence ATGATAAATAAATCTAATTTATATTTTACTACAGGTGAATTTGCAAAACTTGTAAATGTAACTAAACATACACTTTTTTATTATGATGAGGTGGGGGTATTTTCTCCAATTATAAGAAAAGAAAATGATTACAGATTTTATGCTGTTGAACAGATAGAAGTCTTTGAAGTCATATTAACTTTAAAAGAATTAGGTATGTCCTTAAAAGATATAAAAGAATATATGAAAAATAGGAGTCCTAAAAATTTTATTGCTCTTATGGAAGAAAGAGAAAAAATAATAGATGAAAAAATAATTTATTTAAAAGAGATAAAAAAATTCTTTCATAAAAAGGCTGAAATAGTCAGATCAACTTTAGATATAGACACAGACAAAATAAAAATTGAAGAATACCCTGATGAATATCTTATACCTATAAAAGCTGAAATAAATAATGAAAAAGATATGGCTGTTTATCTGGCAAAACATATTAGATTTTGTGAAGAAAAAAATATATACAGCCCCCATCCTATAAGTGGTATGCAAGACTATGAAAATATTTCTAAGGGAATCTATTACAAGTATTCATCTTTTTATACTAAAATCACTATTGAGCAGCTTCCATTATTACAGAATAATAATATACCCTTTCTTTTAAAAGAAAAGGGGAAATATATTGTTGCTTATCATTCTAAGGGATACTATTCATTAGATGAAGTATATAATAAAATATTTGCCTTTATAAAAGAAAATAATCTGAAAACTATTGGAAATTTCTATGAAGATGTTTTATTAGATGAACTTTCTATAGAAGGATATGAAAACTATATGGTAAAAATATCTATTAAAGTTAAATAA